The nucleotide sequence GCCTACAACTGTACAATTTTGGGCAGACCGTCAGCATGGTTTTCTTCACTGAGAACTGGCGGCCATCCAGCTTTTACGACCGTGTGGCCGAGAATCGCGCTCTAGGCCTACACACGCTGGTTTTGCTGGATATCAAGGTCAAGGAGCCCAACTTTGAGAGTTTGGCCAGGGGGAAGTTGGTGTACGAGCCTCCGAGGTTTATGACCGTCGGAACATGCGCCAGGCAAATGCTCGAGgttgaggaggagaaggTTAAGGACGGGGCTGAAGGCGGCGTCTGTGGAGGCGAAGCTTTGGCCATTGGCGCTGCGAGGGTCGGCGGTAAGACAGAAAAGTTTGTTGCGGGCACGCTTAGGGAGCTTGCCGACGGCGCCGATGAATTGCTTGGCGCGCCATTGCACAGCCTCGTGTTGTTGGGGAAGAAAACACATGAACTCGAGCACGACTTTGTGCGGGAGTTTGCGCTCAACCAGGATAACTGGGATCGCATCTGGAAAGCAGACTATCAAATTCAGCCGTGAGGTTTGGAGCCTCAAATTCAAACGTTTAATTCAGGTTGGCAGACAACATGGTTGATTGTTATCGAAATGGCTGTCTACGGTCGGTCACTCCCTTCCAGCCTCCGAGCCGCGCCTAGCTCGAACTTTGTTCCTCATCCGAACGATCATGGTCCCAGCTCTGGTTAACCAGACCTCCATCAGTCCCTATCCGAGCCGAGGGTGAGAATCTTTGCAAATCGTAATAGCCGCCATCTTAGTTGGCCTTCCTCCAGGTCAGAACCTCCTCCTCGCTGATCTCTCTCAACTTCTGAATAGTTGGGGCCTTGCCCGTGATGGCACCTTGCGCGACATCGGCGGCCCTGCTGAGCAGGTTTTTGTTCACGACCGAATACACGGCCGAGTGCATCTTGACACGGATGATACCGATCCTAGGGTCTTCAGCGCTACCGTCGTGCTTGCCGTCACCCAGATCACCGACCCAGGCTTTGAGATCCTGCGAATAGTGCTTCTTGACCAAAGAGCGATCCGTCTCGATACTGGCCTTTCCCGAGATGGAAGCCCACTCGCCTGATGTGTTTATGAAGGAGATGTTGATGTGTGGGTCTGAGGCGAGCTCATCCGTCTTGCCGGACTCGGTGTTGGTGTGAAAGAGGAGATCAATGCCTCCCGTCTCCTGTGGTTATGGATTGTCAAGTTAGCGTCTTCGTTTGTGATGATTCGCGGTCACGAGAATATCCCAGCTCTAGCAGTGACGGGATATGTTTGTCAAAACATGggcaggtaggcaggcagATAAGTACcttggcagccaaggccatgCAGCGGGAGTGCAAGTAGCTGGTTGTGCTGTCGCGAGTTGTCATCATGCCAAACTTGCAGGAGTCCATGAACTTTGCGAGATCGTCAATCTTCTCCTTGGTGGTTGAAGTGGTGTCGAGGTTTTTGGCCTTGTAAGGGTCCTCAGGCTTGTCGCCGGTGTTCGTGTTTGAAAAGGTgttggacgacattttgatggTTGTCTTCTTCTGTAAAATGATAGAGGCAAGTGTCTTTTTTTATGCAGTTCGACGTTCAAAGAGGTTTGAATGAGATTAAAAAACCATCAGCAGAGAATGGAGGTAACTGGTGAAAGGAATCTGAGATGGGAAAGTAGGAAGGTAGGTAATTATTTATTAATGTAGGCGTGTTTGCTCTTTGTTTCTACCCCGTAAAATTGATGTCATTATGTGATGTTTCGTGCGCACCTGCCGCGCAGAGTGTGTAAGTCCAACGTGCAGATCAAGTCGTGACGTCAGCAAACGCCGTTGCGCTCTTTCCGATTTGGTGCATGCTGTTTGTGTAAGTCGATGCGATTGACACCGCCCGACCGACAAAACCTCATCGAGTCTCATCGAAGATCACCGCGGCAAGGCGGTTAGTACGCCACCAAAGTCCACTCTTCCCAGCAGTGTGGTTACATAGGCAGGTAATTCACAAATAAATCACAACCAAGTAATAACCCTGTTTCCCGATTCCAACGCCGTGATCAATGCTCAGAAGTATCTATAGCCATGGGCAACCCAGCCTTACTAAACGAACAAAACCAATCCGAAATAGACCCCCTGCAATGGAAAAGAAGacgggaagaaaaaaaaagcaaaaagaagagaagtaTTAACATATACTAGAAGTAGTCTAGGTGGCGTATAGCGGCAAGCCCCTCAAGATATGCATGTTGAAATAAATATTGGTaaaggaagagaaaaaagagggaGAGGAACAGAAGTAGAGCTGGCAATGAAAATCCACCCATCTTTTAGGCAAAATACCTTCTTGCGTACACGATGGAGCCCATCAACGCCGCCCCGTGTGATGCCAGGGCGCGACGGCCACGGTTGGGGTCAACCGCTACGTTGATTCC is from Pyricularia oryzae 70-15 chromosome 2, whole genome shotgun sequence and encodes:
- a CDS encoding diphthine synthase, with amino-acid sequence MLYLIGLGLSDETDITVKGLEIVKTAARVYLEAYTSILLVDQKVLESYYGRSIEVADREMVESNSDEILRNAATEDVAFLVVGDPFGATTHTDLVIRARQLQIPIRTIPNASIMSAIGACGLQLYNFGQTVSMVFFTENWRPSSFYDRVAENRALGLHTLVLLDIKVKEPNFESLARGKLVYEPPRFMTVGTCARQMLEVEEEKVKDGAEGGVCGGEALAIGAARVGGKTEKFVAGTLRELADGADELLGAPLHSLVLLGKKTHELEHDFVREFALNQDNWDRIWKADYQIQP
- a CDS encoding bli-3, with protein sequence MSSNTFSNTNTGDKPEDPYKAKNLDTTSTTKEKIDDLAKFMDSCKFGMMTTRDSTTSYLHSRCMALAAKETGGIDLLFHTNTESGKTDELASDPHINISFINTSGEWASISGKASIETDRSLVKKHYSQDLKAWVGDLGDGKHDGSAEDPRIGIIRVKMHSAVYSVVNKNLLSRAADVAQGAITGKAPTIQKLREISEEEVLTWRKAN